The following are from one region of the Girardinichthys multiradiatus isolate DD_20200921_A chromosome 9, DD_fGirMul_XY1, whole genome shotgun sequence genome:
- the LOC124874079 gene encoding serine/arginine-rich splicing factor 11-like isoform X1 — MSSNTQVIQVTNVSPSTTSEQMRTLFGFLGTIEELKLFPPDDSPLPVTSRVCFVKFNEPESVGVSQHLTNTVFVDRALIVVPFAEGVIPDESKAMSLLAPANAVAGMMPGGGLLPTPNPLVSIGANPFGGLGAPNMDQITAIGFTGPNMNHQAFSADLLKLMQSIDPKLNPLVAGLNLTPGLKADSSNKEIEEAMKRVREAQSLISAAIEPGSKKDNKRKHSRSSSRSRRKRSRSRSKHRRSKSRSRRSSHSRSKRRSKSPRRRRTHSQDRSRRSRSRDRRKEEKSKKRSKTPPKSYSSARRSQSISRRRRKSRSTSRSPRRRPTRSPSPGRHKKEKKKDKDRERNRDRDRREDRNHTREERERSTNKKQKNKDKERERDRKSDSEKGDVKVTRDYDEEEQGYDSEKGEEEDEQRSESDSVSSLRDQEEVERDERQVSRRSKLNGDDRHQEDMEMSD; from the exons ATGAGCTCCAACACTCAAGTCATCCAGGTGACAAACGTCTCCCCCAGCACAACGTCCGAGCAAATGAGGACTCTATTTGGGTTCCTCGGAACCATAGAGGAGCTTAAGCTGTTTCCACCTGA TGACTCTCCCTTGCCTGTGACTTCCCGTGTCTGTTTTGTAAAATTCAATGAGCCCGAGTCTGTCGGCGTGTCCCAGCATCTGACGAACACCGTCTTCGTGGACAGGGCCTTGATCGTGGTCCCTTTTGCTGAAG ggGTCATTCCTGATGAATCTAAAGCGATGTCGCTGCTGGCTCCAGCCAACGCTGTAGCAGGAATGATGCCAGGAGGAGGTCTTCTTCCAACACCTAATCCTCTGGTGTCG ATAGGAGCGAACCCATTTGGAGGTCTTGGAGCTCCCAACATGGACCAAATAACTGCTATTGGATTTACGGGTCCAAACATGAACCACCAG GCTTTTTCTGCAGACTTGCTGAAGCTTATGCAGTCTATTGACCCAAA ACTGAATCCACTGGTGGCTGGATTAAACCTGACGCCGGGTCTAAAGGCAGACTCCTCCAACAAGGAGATAGAAGAGGCGATGAAGAGAGTCCGAGAGGCTCAGTCTCTGATTTCTGCTGCCATCGAACCTGGAA GTAAGAAAGACAACAAGCGCAAACATTCCCGATCCAGCTCGAGGTCACGGCGCAAACGGTCGAGGTCGAGGTCAAAACACAG aCGTTCCAAGAGCAGGTCTAGGCGAAGTTCTCATTCAAGGAGTAAGAGGAGGTCCAAGAGCCCACGGAGGAGGAGGACCCACTCCCAGGACAGAAGCCGTCGCAGCAGATCGAG GGACAGGAGAAAGGAGGAAAAGTCCAAGAAAAGGTCCAAGACGCCCCCTAAAAGCTACAGCAGTGCCAGGAGGTCCCAAAGTATCAGTCG GAGGCGCAGGAAAAGTCGCAGTACTTCCCGGTCCCCAAGGAGAAGGCCCACCAGGTCTCCGTCCCCCGGGCG GCACAAGAAGGAAAAGAAGAAGGACAAGGACCGCGAGAGGAACCGGGACAGGGACAGGAGGGAAGACAGGAACCACACCAGAGAAGAACGAGAACGTTCCACCAAcaagaaacagaagaacaaagaCAAGGAACGGGAGCGGGACCGCAAATCAGACAGCGAGAAAGGAGATGTGAAA GTTACACGGGACTACGATGAAGAGGAGCAAGGCTATGACAGTGAAAAAGGAGAAGAGGAAGACGAGCAGAGGAGCGAATCAGATTCTGTGTCGTCTCTCAGAGATCAGGAGGAGGTGGAGAGAGACGAGCGTCAAGTCTCCAGAAGATCCAAACTGAACGGAGACGATCGCcaccaggaggacatggagatGAGCGACTAA
- the LOC124874079 gene encoding serine/arginine-rich splicing factor 11-like isoform X2 has product MSLLAPANAVAGMMPGGGLLPTPNPLVSIGANPFGGLGAPNMDQITAIGFTGPNMNHQAFSADLLKLMQSIDPKLNPLVAGLNLTPGLKADSSNKEIEEAMKRVREAQSLISAAIEPGSKKDNKRKHSRSSSRSRRKRSRSRSKHRRSKSRSRRSSHSRSKRRSKSPRRRRTHSQDRSRRSRSRDRRKEEKSKKRSKTPPKSYSSARRSQSISRRRRKSRSTSRSPRRRPTRSPSPGRHKKEKKKDKDRERNRDRDRREDRNHTREERERSTNKKQKNKDKERERDRKSDSEKGDVKVTRDYDEEEQGYDSEKGEEEDEQRSESDSVSSLRDQEEVERDERQVSRRSKLNGDDRHQEDMEMSD; this is encoded by the exons ATGTCGCTGCTGGCTCCAGCCAACGCTGTAGCAGGAATGATGCCAGGAGGAGGTCTTCTTCCAACACCTAATCCTCTGGTGTCG ATAGGAGCGAACCCATTTGGAGGTCTTGGAGCTCCCAACATGGACCAAATAACTGCTATTGGATTTACGGGTCCAAACATGAACCACCAG GCTTTTTCTGCAGACTTGCTGAAGCTTATGCAGTCTATTGACCCAAA ACTGAATCCACTGGTGGCTGGATTAAACCTGACGCCGGGTCTAAAGGCAGACTCCTCCAACAAGGAGATAGAAGAGGCGATGAAGAGAGTCCGAGAGGCTCAGTCTCTGATTTCTGCTGCCATCGAACCTGGAA GTAAGAAAGACAACAAGCGCAAACATTCCCGATCCAGCTCGAGGTCACGGCGCAAACGGTCGAGGTCGAGGTCAAAACACAG aCGTTCCAAGAGCAGGTCTAGGCGAAGTTCTCATTCAAGGAGTAAGAGGAGGTCCAAGAGCCCACGGAGGAGGAGGACCCACTCCCAGGACAGAAGCCGTCGCAGCAGATCGAG GGACAGGAGAAAGGAGGAAAAGTCCAAGAAAAGGTCCAAGACGCCCCCTAAAAGCTACAGCAGTGCCAGGAGGTCCCAAAGTATCAGTCG GAGGCGCAGGAAAAGTCGCAGTACTTCCCGGTCCCCAAGGAGAAGGCCCACCAGGTCTCCGTCCCCCGGGCG GCACAAGAAGGAAAAGAAGAAGGACAAGGACCGCGAGAGGAACCGGGACAGGGACAGGAGGGAAGACAGGAACCACACCAGAGAAGAACGAGAACGTTCCACCAAcaagaaacagaagaacaaagaCAAGGAACGGGAGCGGGACCGCAAATCAGACAGCGAGAAAGGAGATGTGAAA GTTACACGGGACTACGATGAAGAGGAGCAAGGCTATGACAGTGAAAAAGGAGAAGAGGAAGACGAGCAGAGGAGCGAATCAGATTCTGTGTCGTCTCTCAGAGATCAGGAGGAGGTGGAGAGAGACGAGCGTCAAGTCTCCAGAAGATCCAAACTGAACGGAGACGATCGCcaccaggaggacatggagatGAGCGACTAA